From Astatotilapia calliptera chromosome 19, fAstCal1.2, whole genome shotgun sequence, a single genomic window includes:
- the scaf8 gene encoding SR-related and CTD-associated factor 8 isoform X1, translating to MEAVKAFNNELYSLNEYKPPISKAKMTQITKSGIKAIKFYKHVVQSVEKFIQKCKPEYKVPGLYVIDSIVRQSRHQFGTEKDVFAPRFSKNIISTFQHLYRCPSDDKSKIVRVLNLWQKNAVFKSDIIQPLLDMAAGIPPPSVTPVMPSSAAPVNNTTPGTPATPATPANIVQGLPDWASQITNTDTVAAVAQILQSPQGQQLQQLVQSLQMQQQKPQPSLLQALDAGLVVQLQALTAQLTAAATANSLNPLEQRVSSFNKKLLGPFDFGNDSERNEESKKDSSTSQLPMVSEPINSSLFHQLAEQLQQQNLEQFQKQLLEHQQKAMNIEGQDSIFGQENSVSNAQSSSQPQLPEPENKIDDSIDNQQQDMDLDEGPDGMEEEIFEAEEKKTLNTRSRTRSRSRSRSPKRRRSRSRSGSRKRKHRKRSRSRSRDRKRKSSRSYSSERRAREREKERQKKGLPPIRSKTLSVCSTTLWVGQVDKKATQQDLTNLFEEFGQIESINMIPPRGCAYICMVHRQDAYRARQKLSTGTFKIGSKIIKIAWALNKGVKQEYKQFWDVDLGVTYIPWEKVKLDDLDGFAEGGIIDQETVNDEWEAAKNTEQAKEAASQPVSTETTAASNTQTETFNQQVTMMPVQSYIPRIQLPVAQAVPSAVGLVPPAFPVTMGIPPPGYGPPPPFIRASFNASQPPPGFMQAAQTAGMASASASLVQPSVGSSQDAVKDSPFGAMIPPTSTIPGSFMPSAIPGAGVFNPVGVQTQQAANEKTQSAEGMDATAELTLQGMQNAVRSGMGLLGMHPTASLTHPLHQSGLSGQRMPGLLPLDVRPNLLQPGAAARFPLLMQQAHAQQTPGLLDSPIQAQSRPRAPFPQLDPFHRPPNITSENVSKTEDESSSGADEGKDQDYRFPPMEKQSTGLLRTPPPEHREPLAGSGAGVRPPLLQTPGTQPARSSLVGRLQALAGFTPDNRWNQARGDFDERDGMRGGPQAPGGPKGFPEAGPTPGQNFPSRFDNRPGTAAGVSVNAGAVGGPQAWNRSGNAAAPFESELHQDLDERRRPWDRQRDRDERDFDFRREMNGNRRSRERERERDRGRDRTREHERERDHDKERDRERGGSAPLLPLPTPLLPTPPLNPNLTLNQGKVLAPLKLNPQIQPRFQPPLLPQAQGKLPLLGLNQAAPQLQIRSPPPSQNQAAVPEPESEIPTPSEAPQAQPTPSTLSHDPSSDGEGQSTLTEAPPKSESSPQPETSPRTDSPSQPIAQSASQTTASSDSETPSHASPPAEASSQDSSMAFTQAASPPEDTTHSAEEQKSGQKDEEESQERPSSPQPPGVSGPELDNDQSEPVEDAASLPVVDTVTDTEGT from the exons TTCTACAAGCATGTTGTCCAGAGTGTAGAGAAGTTCATACAGAAG TGCAAGCCAGAATACAAAGTCCCAGGGCTGTATGTCATCGACTCGATCGTCAGACAGTCCCGACACCAGTTTGGCACAGAGAAGGACGTATTTGCCCCGCGCTTCAGCAAGAATATCATCTCAACGTTCCAGCACCTCTATCGCTGCCCTTCAGATGATAAG AGTAAGATTGTGAGAGTCCTGAATCTGTGGCAAAAGAATGCGGTTTTCAAGAGTGACATCATTCAGCCTCTGTTGGATATGGCAGCGGGGATTCCTCCTCCCAGTGTCACACCCGTCATGCCCAGCAGTGCTGCCCCGGTCAACAACACTACACCCG GGACCCCGGCTACACCGGCCACTCCAGCCAACATAGTGCAGGGTCTGCCTGACTGGGCTTCGCAGATTACCAACACCGACACTGTGGCTGCTGTGGCCCAGATCTTGCAGAGTCCCCAGGGACAACAG CTCCAGCAGCTGGTGCAGAGTCtgcagatgcagcagcagaagcccCAACCGTCCCTGCTGCAGGCCTTGGATGCTGGCCTAGTGGTGCAGTTGCAAGCTCTGACAGCTCAGCTCACTGCGGCAGCTACTGCCAACAGCCTCAACCCCCTGGAGCAGAGGGTCTCCTCTTTTAATAAG aaacttttgggtccttttgacTTTGGGAACGATTCAGAGCGTAATGAAGAATCTAAAAAGGACAGCTCAACATCTCAACT GCCCATGGTGTCAGAGCCCATTAACAGCTCCCTCTTCCATCAGTTGGCTGAGCAACTTCAACAGCAAAACCTGGAGCAGTTTCAGAAGCAGCTGCTGGAGCATCAGCAGAAG GCAATGAACATAGAAGGGCAGGACTCGATCTTTGGGCAAGAGAACTCAGTTTCGAATGCTCAGAGCAGCAGCCAGCCTCAGCTTCCAGAGCCAGAGAATAAGATCGACGACTCCATAGACAACCAGCAGCAG GACATGGATCTAGATGAAGGCCCGGATGGGATGGAAGAGGAAATCTTTGAGGCTGAAGAGAAGAAGACCTTGAACACACGGTCTAGAACAAGGTCAAGGTCACGCTCCAG GTCTCCAAAGAGGAGACGGTCTAGGTCGCGCTCCGGCTCACGGAAACGGAAGCATCGAAAACGGTCGCGGTCACGCTCTAGAGATCGCAAGAGGAAGTCCTCGCGGTCTTATTCTAGTGAGAGACGCGCCCGAGAACGAGAGAAGGAGCGGCAAAAGAAAGGACTTCCTCCCATACGGTCCAAGACTCTCAGTG TGTGCAGCACAACTCTGTGGGTGGGCCAGGTGGATAAAAAGGCCACTCAGCAAGACCTCACCAATCTGTTTGAAGAGTTTGGCCAGATTGAGTCCATCAAT ATGATCCCTCCCAGAGGTTGTGCCTACATCTGTATGGTCCACAGGCAGGATGCATACCGTGCCCGTCAGAAGCTCAGCACCGGCACGTTTAAGATTGGCTCCAAAATCATCAAG ATTGCGTGGGCTCTGAACAAAGGTGTAAAGCAGGAGTACAAGCAGTTTTGGGATGTGGACCTGGGTGTCACGTACATACCTTGGGAGAAGGTAAAGCTGGATGACCTGGATGGCTTTGCCGAAGGAGGAATCATCGACCAGGAGACTGTCAATGACG AGTGGGAAGCTGCCAAGAATACTGAACAAGCCAAGGAAGCTGCAAGTCAGCCAGTAAGCACTGAGACTACAGCAGCATCTAACACCCAAACCGAGACCTTCAACCAGCAGGTTACCATGATGCCAGTGCAG TCTTATATCCCTCGTATTCAGCTTCCGGTTGCACAGGCAGTTCCCAGTGCGGTCGGTTTGGTGCCTCCTGCCTTCCCTGTCACCATGGGCATACCTCCGCCAGGTTATGGGCCGCCGCCACCCTTCATAAGGGCAAGCTTCAATGCCTCACAACCTCCGCCAG GTTTCATGCAGGCTGCTCAGACAGCAGGAATGGCCTCAGCATCTGCCT CTCTGGTTCAGCCTTCAGTGGGCTCCAGCCAAGATGCTGTCAAGGATTCACCATTCGGTGCTATGATTCCTCCAACAAGCACCATCCCAGGTAGCTTCATGCCCTCGGCTATCCCAGGAGCTGGCGTGTTCAACCCAGTGGGAGTGCAAACTCAGCAGGCCGCTAATGAGAAAACACAGTCTGCAGAGGGCATGGATGCTACTGCAGAGCTCACGCTGCAAG GCATGCAGAATGCTGTCCGCAGTGGAATGGGTCTGCTGGGCATGCACCCTACAGCTTCCCTCACCCACCCCCTGCATCAGTCTGGACTGAGTGGGCAGAGGATGCCCGGCCTGCTGCCTTTGGATGTGCGCCCCAACCTGCTCCAACCCGGAGCCGCTGCTCGCTTCCCGCTGCTCATGCAGCAGGCCCATGCCCAGCAAACCCCTGGCCTCCTAGACAGTCCAATCCAAGCTCAATCCCGCCCCAGGGCTCCCTTCCCTCAACTGGACCCCTTCCACCGGCCCCCCAACATAACCAGTGAAAATGTATCCAAAACAGAAGATGAGTCGTCCTCTGGAGCTGACGAGGGCAAAGACCAGGACTACCGCTTTCCTCCGATGGAAAAGCAGAGCACGGGTCTGCTGCGGACCCCTCCCCCAGAGCATAGGGAGCCCCTTGCAGGATCAGGAGCAGGCGTGAGACCACCTTTGCTCCAGACCCCAGGTACTCAGCCAGCCAGATCAAGCCTCGTAGGCCGTCTGCAGGCCCTTGCAGGGTTTACACCCGATAACCGCTGGAACCAAGCCAGAGGGGACTTTGATGAACGTGATGGCATGCGAGGAGGCCCCCAGGCCCCAGGTGGTCCAAAGGGCTTCCCGGAGGCTGGTCCCACACCTGGGCAGAACTTCCCCAGCCGCTTTGATAACCGTCCCGGGACAGCAGCCGGTGTTTCTGTAAATGCTGGAGCTGTTGGGGGGCCACAGGCTTGGAACCGTAGTGGTAATGCCGCAGCTCCTTTTGAGAGCGAGCTCCATCAAGACCTAGATGAAAGAAGACGCCCATGGGACAGGCAAAGAGATAGAGATGAAAGAGATTTTGACTTCAGGAGGGAGATGAATGGTAACCGCCGCAGCCGCGAGAGGGAGCGCGAGAGAGACAGGGGCCGCGACCGCACCAGAGAACACGAACGCGAGCGAGACCACGACAAAGAGAGAGACCGCGAACGTGGAGGCTCAGCACCCCTTCTCCCTCTGCCCACACCTCTTCTACCAACTCCACCTCTCAATCCTAACCTGACACTGAACCAAGGCAAAGTGCTTGCTCCGCTTAAACTGAACCCTCAGATTCAGCCACGATTCCAGCCCCCGCTTTTGCCTCAAGCTCAGGGCAAGCTCCCTCTGCTGGGTCTTAATCAGGCAGCGCCTCAACTTCAGATCAGGtctcctcctccatcacagAACCAAGCAGCCGTGCCCGAGCCTGAGTCAGAAATCCCAACTCCATCCGAGGCCCCCCAGGCACAGCCGACACCCTCGACGCTTTCGCACGACCCGTCATCTGACGGCGAAGGTCAGAGCACATTGACTGAGGCGCCTCCAAAGTCAGAGTCGTCGCCACAACCAGAGACTTCTCCACGCACAGATTCACCATCCCAGCCTATAGCCCAGTCCGCCTCTCAGACCACTGCTTCTTCTGACAGTGAAACCCCTAGCCATGCCTCACCACCTGCTGAGGCATCGTCCCAGGACTCATCCATGGCCTTCACACAAGCTGCCAGCCCCCCCGAAGATACGACTCACTCTGCGGAGGAGCAGAAAAGTGGACAGAAGGATGAGGAGGAGTCACAAGAGAGACCCTCCTCTCCCCAACCGCCGGGGGTCAGTGGACCGGAGCTGGACAATGATCAGAGTGAGCCCGTGGAGGATGCTGCAAGTCTGCCAGTGGTAGACACTGTCACAGACACTGAGGGGACATAA
- the scaf8 gene encoding SR-related and CTD-associated factor 8 isoform X2, with protein sequence MEAVKAFNNELYSLNEYKPPISKAKMTQITKSGIKAIKFYKHVVQSVEKFIQKCKPEYKVPGLYVIDSIVRQSRHQFGTEKDVFAPRFSKNIISTFQHLYRCPSDDKSKIVRVLNLWQKNAVFKSDIIQPLLDMAAGIPPPSVTPVMPSSAAPVNNTTPGTPATPATPANIVQGLPDWASQITNTDTVAAVAQILQSPQGQQLQQLVQSLQMQQQKPQPSLLQALDAGLVVQLQALTAQLTAAATANSLNPLEQRVSSFNKKLLGPFDFGNDSERNEESKKDSSTSQLPMVSEPINSSLFHQLAEQLQQQNLEQFQKQLLEHQQKAMNIEGQDSIFGQENSVSNAQSSSQPQLPEPENKIDDSIDNQQQDMDLDEGPDGMEEEIFEAEEKKTLNTRSRTRSRSRSRSPKRRRSRSRSGSRKRKHRKRSRSRSRDRKRKSSRSYSSERRAREREKERQKKGLPPIRSKTLSVCSTTLWVGQVDKKATQQDLTNLFEEFGQIESINMIPPRGCAYICMVHRQDAYRARQKLSTGTFKIGSKIIKIAWALNKGVKQEYKQFWDVDLGVTYIPWEKVKLDDLDGFAEGGIIDQETVNDEWEAAKNTEQAKEAASQPVSTETTAASNTQTETFNQQVTMMPVQLPVAQAVPSAVGLVPPAFPVTMGIPPPGYGPPPPFIRASFNASQPPPGFMQAAQTAGMASASASLVQPSVGSSQDAVKDSPFGAMIPPTSTIPGSFMPSAIPGAGVFNPVGVQTQQAANEKTQSAEGMDATAELTLQGMQNAVRSGMGLLGMHPTASLTHPLHQSGLSGQRMPGLLPLDVRPNLLQPGAAARFPLLMQQAHAQQTPGLLDSPIQAQSRPRAPFPQLDPFHRPPNITSENVSKTEDESSSGADEGKDQDYRFPPMEKQSTGLLRTPPPEHREPLAGSGAGVRPPLLQTPGTQPARSSLVGRLQALAGFTPDNRWNQARGDFDERDGMRGGPQAPGGPKGFPEAGPTPGQNFPSRFDNRPGTAAGVSVNAGAVGGPQAWNRSGNAAAPFESELHQDLDERRRPWDRQRDRDERDFDFRREMNGNRRSRERERERDRGRDRTREHERERDHDKERDRERGGSAPLLPLPTPLLPTPPLNPNLTLNQGKVLAPLKLNPQIQPRFQPPLLPQAQGKLPLLGLNQAAPQLQIRSPPPSQNQAAVPEPESEIPTPSEAPQAQPTPSTLSHDPSSDGEGQSTLTEAPPKSESSPQPETSPRTDSPSQPIAQSASQTTASSDSETPSHASPPAEASSQDSSMAFTQAASPPEDTTHSAEEQKSGQKDEEESQERPSSPQPPGVSGPELDNDQSEPVEDAASLPVVDTVTDTEGT encoded by the exons TTCTACAAGCATGTTGTCCAGAGTGTAGAGAAGTTCATACAGAAG TGCAAGCCAGAATACAAAGTCCCAGGGCTGTATGTCATCGACTCGATCGTCAGACAGTCCCGACACCAGTTTGGCACAGAGAAGGACGTATTTGCCCCGCGCTTCAGCAAGAATATCATCTCAACGTTCCAGCACCTCTATCGCTGCCCTTCAGATGATAAG AGTAAGATTGTGAGAGTCCTGAATCTGTGGCAAAAGAATGCGGTTTTCAAGAGTGACATCATTCAGCCTCTGTTGGATATGGCAGCGGGGATTCCTCCTCCCAGTGTCACACCCGTCATGCCCAGCAGTGCTGCCCCGGTCAACAACACTACACCCG GGACCCCGGCTACACCGGCCACTCCAGCCAACATAGTGCAGGGTCTGCCTGACTGGGCTTCGCAGATTACCAACACCGACACTGTGGCTGCTGTGGCCCAGATCTTGCAGAGTCCCCAGGGACAACAG CTCCAGCAGCTGGTGCAGAGTCtgcagatgcagcagcagaagcccCAACCGTCCCTGCTGCAGGCCTTGGATGCTGGCCTAGTGGTGCAGTTGCAAGCTCTGACAGCTCAGCTCACTGCGGCAGCTACTGCCAACAGCCTCAACCCCCTGGAGCAGAGGGTCTCCTCTTTTAATAAG aaacttttgggtccttttgacTTTGGGAACGATTCAGAGCGTAATGAAGAATCTAAAAAGGACAGCTCAACATCTCAACT GCCCATGGTGTCAGAGCCCATTAACAGCTCCCTCTTCCATCAGTTGGCTGAGCAACTTCAACAGCAAAACCTGGAGCAGTTTCAGAAGCAGCTGCTGGAGCATCAGCAGAAG GCAATGAACATAGAAGGGCAGGACTCGATCTTTGGGCAAGAGAACTCAGTTTCGAATGCTCAGAGCAGCAGCCAGCCTCAGCTTCCAGAGCCAGAGAATAAGATCGACGACTCCATAGACAACCAGCAGCAG GACATGGATCTAGATGAAGGCCCGGATGGGATGGAAGAGGAAATCTTTGAGGCTGAAGAGAAGAAGACCTTGAACACACGGTCTAGAACAAGGTCAAGGTCACGCTCCAG GTCTCCAAAGAGGAGACGGTCTAGGTCGCGCTCCGGCTCACGGAAACGGAAGCATCGAAAACGGTCGCGGTCACGCTCTAGAGATCGCAAGAGGAAGTCCTCGCGGTCTTATTCTAGTGAGAGACGCGCCCGAGAACGAGAGAAGGAGCGGCAAAAGAAAGGACTTCCTCCCATACGGTCCAAGACTCTCAGTG TGTGCAGCACAACTCTGTGGGTGGGCCAGGTGGATAAAAAGGCCACTCAGCAAGACCTCACCAATCTGTTTGAAGAGTTTGGCCAGATTGAGTCCATCAAT ATGATCCCTCCCAGAGGTTGTGCCTACATCTGTATGGTCCACAGGCAGGATGCATACCGTGCCCGTCAGAAGCTCAGCACCGGCACGTTTAAGATTGGCTCCAAAATCATCAAG ATTGCGTGGGCTCTGAACAAAGGTGTAAAGCAGGAGTACAAGCAGTTTTGGGATGTGGACCTGGGTGTCACGTACATACCTTGGGAGAAGGTAAAGCTGGATGACCTGGATGGCTTTGCCGAAGGAGGAATCATCGACCAGGAGACTGTCAATGACG AGTGGGAAGCTGCCAAGAATACTGAACAAGCCAAGGAAGCTGCAAGTCAGCCAGTAAGCACTGAGACTACAGCAGCATCTAACACCCAAACCGAGACCTTCAACCAGCAGGTTACCATGATGCCAGTGCAG CTTCCGGTTGCACAGGCAGTTCCCAGTGCGGTCGGTTTGGTGCCTCCTGCCTTCCCTGTCACCATGGGCATACCTCCGCCAGGTTATGGGCCGCCGCCACCCTTCATAAGGGCAAGCTTCAATGCCTCACAACCTCCGCCAG GTTTCATGCAGGCTGCTCAGACAGCAGGAATGGCCTCAGCATCTGCCT CTCTGGTTCAGCCTTCAGTGGGCTCCAGCCAAGATGCTGTCAAGGATTCACCATTCGGTGCTATGATTCCTCCAACAAGCACCATCCCAGGTAGCTTCATGCCCTCGGCTATCCCAGGAGCTGGCGTGTTCAACCCAGTGGGAGTGCAAACTCAGCAGGCCGCTAATGAGAAAACACAGTCTGCAGAGGGCATGGATGCTACTGCAGAGCTCACGCTGCAAG GCATGCAGAATGCTGTCCGCAGTGGAATGGGTCTGCTGGGCATGCACCCTACAGCTTCCCTCACCCACCCCCTGCATCAGTCTGGACTGAGTGGGCAGAGGATGCCCGGCCTGCTGCCTTTGGATGTGCGCCCCAACCTGCTCCAACCCGGAGCCGCTGCTCGCTTCCCGCTGCTCATGCAGCAGGCCCATGCCCAGCAAACCCCTGGCCTCCTAGACAGTCCAATCCAAGCTCAATCCCGCCCCAGGGCTCCCTTCCCTCAACTGGACCCCTTCCACCGGCCCCCCAACATAACCAGTGAAAATGTATCCAAAACAGAAGATGAGTCGTCCTCTGGAGCTGACGAGGGCAAAGACCAGGACTACCGCTTTCCTCCGATGGAAAAGCAGAGCACGGGTCTGCTGCGGACCCCTCCCCCAGAGCATAGGGAGCCCCTTGCAGGATCAGGAGCAGGCGTGAGACCACCTTTGCTCCAGACCCCAGGTACTCAGCCAGCCAGATCAAGCCTCGTAGGCCGTCTGCAGGCCCTTGCAGGGTTTACACCCGATAACCGCTGGAACCAAGCCAGAGGGGACTTTGATGAACGTGATGGCATGCGAGGAGGCCCCCAGGCCCCAGGTGGTCCAAAGGGCTTCCCGGAGGCTGGTCCCACACCTGGGCAGAACTTCCCCAGCCGCTTTGATAACCGTCCCGGGACAGCAGCCGGTGTTTCTGTAAATGCTGGAGCTGTTGGGGGGCCACAGGCTTGGAACCGTAGTGGTAATGCCGCAGCTCCTTTTGAGAGCGAGCTCCATCAAGACCTAGATGAAAGAAGACGCCCATGGGACAGGCAAAGAGATAGAGATGAAAGAGATTTTGACTTCAGGAGGGAGATGAATGGTAACCGCCGCAGCCGCGAGAGGGAGCGCGAGAGAGACAGGGGCCGCGACCGCACCAGAGAACACGAACGCGAGCGAGACCACGACAAAGAGAGAGACCGCGAACGTGGAGGCTCAGCACCCCTTCTCCCTCTGCCCACACCTCTTCTACCAACTCCACCTCTCAATCCTAACCTGACACTGAACCAAGGCAAAGTGCTTGCTCCGCTTAAACTGAACCCTCAGATTCAGCCACGATTCCAGCCCCCGCTTTTGCCTCAAGCTCAGGGCAAGCTCCCTCTGCTGGGTCTTAATCAGGCAGCGCCTCAACTTCAGATCAGGtctcctcctccatcacagAACCAAGCAGCCGTGCCCGAGCCTGAGTCAGAAATCCCAACTCCATCCGAGGCCCCCCAGGCACAGCCGACACCCTCGACGCTTTCGCACGACCCGTCATCTGACGGCGAAGGTCAGAGCACATTGACTGAGGCGCCTCCAAAGTCAGAGTCGTCGCCACAACCAGAGACTTCTCCACGCACAGATTCACCATCCCAGCCTATAGCCCAGTCCGCCTCTCAGACCACTGCTTCTTCTGACAGTGAAACCCCTAGCCATGCCTCACCACCTGCTGAGGCATCGTCCCAGGACTCATCCATGGCCTTCACACAAGCTGCCAGCCCCCCCGAAGATACGACTCACTCTGCGGAGGAGCAGAAAAGTGGACAGAAGGATGAGGAGGAGTCACAAGAGAGACCCTCCTCTCCCCAACCGCCGGGGGTCAGTGGACCGGAGCTGGACAATGATCAGAGTGAGCCCGTGGAGGATGCTGCAAGTCTGCCAGTGGTAGACACTGTCACAGACACTGAGGGGACATAA